A part of Paenibacillus donghaensis genomic DNA contains:
- a CDS encoding LysM peptidoglycan-binding domain-containing protein — protein sequence MEEYGLFLNFNNMEESIRLPVNPETLEIKESGDGTSYTLIDLGEINSIAYPKLTELTIESIFPAQRYPFVVVPEDGLRRPFEYVELIKKWMGSRRPIRFVFSGLKGVQDTRVSEDLTFLDDFAVNMAMSIEGFTWKLSAGTSGDIEYSLSLKKYVFYQAVAVKVVKGEVRAEQKRANEKKAPATYTLKPGDNLWSVARKLLGDGQKYKTIQKLNGIADSELNKLPVGKVIKLP from the coding sequence GTGGAAGAGTATGGATTGTTTCTGAATTTCAACAACATGGAAGAGTCGATTCGACTACCCGTCAACCCGGAGACGCTGGAGATCAAGGAGAGTGGCGATGGCACAAGCTATACGCTGATTGATCTGGGTGAAATTAACTCGATTGCCTATCCGAAGCTTACCGAGCTTACGATTGAGAGTATTTTCCCAGCGCAGCGGTATCCGTTCGTGGTGGTGCCTGAAGACGGGCTGCGCAGGCCCTTTGAATATGTGGAGCTGATCAAAAAGTGGATGGGAAGCCGCAGGCCAATCCGGTTCGTGTTTTCGGGGCTGAAGGGGGTGCAGGATACCCGTGTGAGTGAGGATCTGACCTTCCTAGATGATTTTGCCGTGAATATGGCGATGAGCATTGAAGGCTTCACCTGGAAGCTGAGCGCGGGGACGTCTGGGGACATTGAATATTCACTTTCGCTCAAAAAGTATGTATTCTACCAGGCGGTAGCTGTAAAGGTTGTGAAAGGTGAGGTCAGAGCTGAGCAGAAGCGGGCGAATGAGAAGAAGGCTCCGGCTACTTACACCCTGAAGCCCGGTGACAACCTGTGGAGCGTAGCGCGCAAACTCCTTGGCGATGGCCAGAAGTACAAAACCATCCAGAAGCTGAACGGCATTGCAGACAGTGAGCTGAACAAGCTTCCGGTAGGCAAAGTCATCAAGCTGCCTTAG